aaattcagaattcCGATCTTTTTCTGAAAAGGGAAATTAAGATGCCTCTATTCGCGTTTAGTTTAACTTAATGCATCCGACTTAcccgaaaaaagaaaagaaagaaagatgccAAACCTGCATTTCCGAAGTTCTTGAGGCTGAGGAACCTCTGACCTTCATACTACCTGACCCAATTGATCACACATCTGAAGGCATTCAATTCATCGATCATTCTTTTATCATACTAAAACAATTAGTGAGAGATACACAAAAATTCCACGTTCAAGAATCGAGAAGACTTCACACGGTACACCATAGCAAGTGATGGTTTCTCCATAAGAATTGAATCTGTTATGAATCTTATAAAATAATCAATCAGCTCAACTCTATCGTGTCTACAATTGTATTAAATTCACCACATAACACAATAACAAGGCTGATAAACTTAacatctctctgtctctctctctgacTCTAGTGAGAGTCGGTTGGAGTAAAAACCACTGCCTTGGAGGTACCACACTTGCAGCACTTGAAGCTGACCTTGATTTCCACTTCTCCGGATACCTTTGtcatctctttcctctctttctctccctctttcaaTTCCTTCGCCCCTTCTTCATCCTGCTACAATAAATTCAGAAAAATACCCAAAGAATCAGATTAAGTGAAAGAGATTGATGGGATTAGAAAGAAGAAAGatgaaaggaaggaaaagaaagagaaaagattagAAAAAGACTAGGAGGAAATTAACCTTCTTCTCCTTGACTTCTTGTTTTGCCTCCGATGTCGCTGGAGATGCGACGGCCACGGCCGGCGTGGCGATCGAGGTGGTCGGAGGCGTCGGATCGGGGCGAGAATCCGGAGGCAGCGGCAGTGGAGGTGCTCTGGGGAGGTTCTCGGACGGGGCTGGGGCTGAGAGGTCGGAAGAGGTCGATGCCGGAGCGAGCGGAGCTGGCGACACCGGAGTGGGACCGGCACGGGTGGCGGTGGCTAAGGCGACGGCGGAGGGAGAAGGGGCGGAGGCGGAGCGCGCGAACTTGCCGGGCCGCGGGGATGGGGCGGTGGCGGAGTAGGAGGCTGGGGACGAATCCCAGCGCTCCAAGGCCGGCCGCCGCCGCTTGTTGCCGCAGCACGGGCATGGTTCGCTGTATCCCACCATCTCTATTTCTTCTTtagctctctctttctctcgctAGAATTTGGGAGGCTTCTCGGCTTTcttgaaaggaggaataggagtaGCGAAGACTGACTGGAATCGGAGTTCGGTGGATttatagagagagagaagaggggagagCCGGGTGGTGGCCGTTGGGTAAAATGAAGGGAAGCGGTTTGGTGGAGGGGTACGAAGCCGTTACCGTAACTGTACGGTGAGGAGTCTATAAGCAGCTTAATGTCGATGCGCAGGATATCGTAAGATCAGAACCGTGTAGTGGTTCGTCTTTTAGCGAGGTAATCCTAAAGGACTCTTCCGGACGGCCCTGATTGATTTCTAGCAACAACTGTTAATTAACAAGCATCAACTTGGAAGTGAAAGGAGTCAGAGGATATTTGGTtcacaatcaaaattaaaattataataaaaatttaaatttttaatataaaataaaaattaaattttaaatagattgaaTCATTTTTATTTTACTCCAGAATCAAAATCCTTCTCAATCGTTATAACTAGAGCCATccatttttatttagatttaagacACCAACTCTCTCCAACCAAATATCTACTTAATTGATTCTTAATTTTTAGAACTAAAATCAAAccaataaatgataaaataatcaaatcGAGCCAATGCGTGCAATAGAACTCGTTAAGCATAAGAACATGTAGCAAGTTATGACCTCCATGGAATTTTTGGTCAAGGTTCTCCTAATCAAAACATATCTGGTCGGACATGGATAACACGACTAACTTcgcaaaattttcaccaatgattAACCTTAAATCGACTTCGGATGAAGTAATTTTGGCAAAAGATTCAACTTCGGATGACTCCAAATCACCAAACTCCACACCATGTTGACACCAGACAAAGGCCCGACTTAATGCCAAATTCACTTCGGATTTAGAGCCGAAATGAATGACTTCAGATATTTATCCAAGCTAATGACCTCTACTTTGAGTTCAACTCAGATGATTCACCAAGCCGGCAAATTCTAGGTCGAACTATTCTACGACCTTAGAATCTCGAATAAATTAATAAGTAACCATATCGTAATATAGGGAGAAAAGTTTGTTTCATTGATGCAAAAgtttattacatgaaaaaaaataaa
This genomic window from Elaeis guineensis isolate ETL-2024a chromosome 13, EG11, whole genome shotgun sequence contains:
- the LOC105056830 gene encoding uncharacterized protein isoform X2, giving the protein MVGYSEPCPCCGNKRRRPALERWDSSPASYSATAPSPRPGKFARSASAPSPSAVALATATRAGPTPVSPAPLAPASTSSDLSAPAPSENLPRAPPLPLPPDSRPDPTPPTTSIATPAVAVASPATSEAKQEVKEKKDEEGAKELKEGEKERKEMTKVSGEVEIKVSFKCCKCGTSKAVVFTPTDSH
- the LOC105056830 gene encoding uncharacterized protein isoform X1, with translation MVGYSEPCPCCGNKRRRPALERWDSSPASYSATAPSPRPGKFARSASAPSPSAVALATATRAGPTPVSPAPLAPASTSSDLSAPAPSENLPRAPPLPLPPDSRPDPTPPTTSIATPAVAVASPATSEAKQEVKEKKQDEEGAKELKEGEKERKEMTKVSGEVEIKVSFKCCKCGTSKAVVFTPTDSH